A region from the Calditrichota bacterium genome encodes:
- a CDS encoding glycoside hydrolase family 92 protein, whose amino-acid sequence PFAMTSWSPQTSEGRWFFHPAGRQLQGIRATRQPSPWIGDYGQFVLMPQTGRLLPDVRQRTSVFRPDHTLYLPHYFKTYLGRYRVTVELTPTERCAILRLTFPPGQPCRLIVHPFAGQTHLAFDFHGRRLRGYTTANSGGVPEDFAAYFVISFDCALLPEESGFFRGPETSYGAKTASGDGLGAFVGLEPPADGVVHIRVGTSFVDWDQAEHNLAQEVGTRSFDEVMAEGHEVWSKILGLIDIEGATEDQARTFYSALYRTVLFPHAWHEIRPSGEVVHRSPYDGGLHPGVLYTDQGAWDVYRTQYPLLSILFPERLAEIIQGWTNAYKEGGWFPKWASPGYRSCMIGTHIDAIIADAYVKGIRSFDVETAYAGMRKHAWQPGSADGAVGRKGLEHYLRLGYVPADLVEESVSRTLDFAYNDFCIAQVAKGLGRSEDYEALIARAFNYKRVFDPAVGFMRGRNADGSWVTPFDQFAWGGPYVEGGVWQCGWAVQHDPAGLIELMGGREQFLAKLDTLLATPPYFEVGSYNSEIHEMTEMAAVDFGQYAHSNQPSHHVLYLFAAAGAPWKTQYWVRRVLHELYGPGPEGFCGDEDNGEMSAWYIFSALGFYPLCPGHPSYVLGSPLFKRAAIHLPNGRTFTVSAPNNGRQNVYVSRARLNGQPYKKTYLLHESILQGGELQLSMSSKAYIEEGEQWEPPFSLSARQQ is encoded by the coding sequence GTCCTTTCGCCATGACCTCCTGGAGCCCGCAAACCTCAGAAGGGCGGTGGTTCTTCCATCCGGCAGGGCGGCAGTTGCAGGGCATTCGCGCCACCAGACAGCCGAGCCCCTGGATCGGCGACTACGGCCAATTTGTCCTGATGCCGCAAACCGGCCGCCTGCTCCCGGATGTGCGGCAGAGAACTTCGGTTTTCCGCCCTGACCACACCTTATACCTTCCGCACTACTTCAAGACTTACTTGGGGCGCTACCGCGTAACGGTGGAGCTTACGCCCACGGAGCGCTGCGCCATTCTGCGCCTGACCTTTCCCCCAGGGCAGCCGTGTCGGCTCATCGTCCACCCATTTGCCGGGCAAACGCATCTCGCCTTCGACTTTCACGGGCGTCGGTTGCGGGGGTACACAACTGCAAACAGCGGCGGCGTACCTGAAGACTTTGCCGCCTACTTCGTGATCTCTTTCGACTGTGCGCTCCTGCCGGAAGAGTCCGGTTTCTTCCGCGGCCCGGAAACGTCCTATGGAGCGAAAACTGCGAGCGGCGACGGGCTTGGGGCGTTCGTCGGCCTCGAGCCGCCGGCGGATGGTGTGGTGCACATCCGCGTGGGCACCTCCTTCGTCGACTGGGACCAGGCAGAGCACAATCTTGCCCAAGAAGTTGGCACGCGCTCATTTGACGAAGTTATGGCCGAAGGGCACGAGGTGTGGAGCAAGATTCTGGGCCTCATCGACATAGAAGGAGCCACGGAAGACCAGGCGCGTACTTTTTACTCGGCGCTCTATCGCACTGTCCTCTTTCCCCATGCCTGGCATGAAATCCGGCCCTCCGGCGAAGTCGTGCATCGCAGTCCCTATGACGGCGGGCTCCATCCTGGAGTGCTCTACACCGATCAAGGGGCATGGGACGTCTATCGCACCCAATACCCCCTGCTCAGCATTCTCTTCCCCGAGCGACTGGCAGAAATCATCCAAGGATGGACGAACGCGTACAAAGAGGGCGGCTGGTTCCCTAAATGGGCCAGCCCGGGCTACCGCTCGTGCATGATCGGCACGCACATCGACGCCATTATCGCCGACGCCTACGTAAAAGGGATCCGCTCCTTTGACGTTGAAACGGCCTACGCGGGGATGCGCAAACACGCCTGGCAACCCGGATCTGCGGACGGTGCGGTCGGGCGAAAGGGACTGGAACACTACCTGCGCCTGGGTTACGTCCCTGCCGACCTCGTCGAGGAGAGCGTTTCGCGCACGTTGGACTTTGCCTACAACGACTTTTGCATTGCCCAGGTGGCAAAAGGGCTTGGTCGCAGCGAGGACTATGAGGCGCTCATCGCCAGGGCGTTCAATTACAAGAGGGTGTTTGACCCGGCCGTGGGCTTTATGCGGGGAAGAAATGCAGATGGCTCCTGGGTCACGCCCTTCGACCAGTTCGCCTGGGGGGGTCCCTACGTGGAAGGGGGCGTGTGGCAATGTGGGTGGGCGGTGCAACACGACCCGGCTGGCCTGATCGAACTCATGGGAGGCAGAGAGCAATTCCTGGCCAAGCTTGACACCCTGCTGGCCACCCCGCCCTATTTTGAGGTGGGCTCCTACAACAGCGAGATTCACGAGATGACCGAGATGGCCGCGGTCGATTTTGGCCAATACGCCCACTCCAACCAACCCAGCCACCACGTGCTCTACCTCTTCGCCGCCGCTGGTGCACCCTGGAAGACCCAGTATTGGGTGCGTCGCGTGTTGCACGAACTCTACGGTCCGGGGCCTGAAGGTTTTTGCGGCGACGAGGACAACGGCGAAATGTCCGCCTGGTACATCTTCAGCGCGCTGGGGTTCTACCCGCTGTGCCCTGGACATCCGTCCTACGTGCTAGGCAGCCCACTTTTCAAGCGGGCCGCGATCCATCTGCCCAACGGCAGGACCTTTACCGTCTCGGCGCCCAACAACGGTCGCCAGAACGTCTATGTAAGCCGAGCGAGGCTGAACGGACAGCCATACAAGAAGACCTACTTGTTGCACGAGTCCATTCTTCAGGGAGGTGAGCTGCAGTTGAGTATGAGCTCCAAGGCGTACATCGAGGAGGGCGAGCAGTGGGAACCCCCGTTCTCGCTCTCGGCGAGGCAGCAGTAG